The following are encoded together in the Thiobacillus sp. SCUT-2 genome:
- the rpmF gene encoding 50S ribosomal protein L32: MAVQQNKKSPSKRGMHRSHDFLTNPPLAVEPTTGETHLRHHISPSGFYRGRKVVKAKGE; this comes from the coding sequence ATGGCAGTCCAGCAGAACAAGAAGTCCCCGTCCAAGCGCGGCATGCATCGCTCGCACGATTTCCTGACCAACCCGCCGCTGGCCGTCGAGCCGACCACCGGCGAGACGCACCTGCGCCACCACATCAGCCCCAGCGGCTTCTATCGCGGCCGCAAGGTCGTCAAGGCCAAGGGCGAATAA
- the plsX gene encoding phosphate acyltransferase PlsX, with protein MRNITVAIDVMGGDHGPHVTVPAAVRCLARNPDLNVILVGAQDVIEAELKARHTKVGPRLIVRHASQVVAMDEPPALALRNKKDSSMRVAIDLVKSGEADACVSAGNTGALMATARFVLKTLPGIDRPAIAAVMPTISGHALVLDMGANVDCSAEHLLQFGIMGAMLVSAVEHKPNPSVGLLNIGEEDIKGNEMVKKAAELLRDSHLNFYGNVEGNDIFKGTTDVVVCDGFVGNVTLKASEGLAKMISTTLRAEFKRNWLTRIAGLVALPVLNAFKRRMDPRRYNGATLLGLKGVVVKSHGSADRFAFEHAIDTASDEVRNNVLKRITDQIQLLQRVAA; from the coding sequence ATGAGAAACATCACAGTCGCCATTGATGTCATGGGGGGCGATCACGGTCCCCATGTCACGGTTCCGGCGGCGGTCCGCTGTCTTGCGCGCAATCCCGACCTCAACGTGATTCTGGTCGGGGCGCAGGACGTCATCGAAGCCGAGCTCAAGGCGCGCCATACCAAGGTCGGGCCGCGCCTGATCGTCCGTCACGCCAGCCAGGTGGTGGCGATGGACGAGCCACCGGCGCTCGCGCTGCGCAACAAGAAGGATTCGTCGATGCGGGTCGCGATCGACCTCGTCAAGTCCGGCGAGGCCGACGCCTGCGTGTCGGCGGGCAACACCGGCGCGCTGATGGCGACCGCCCGCTTCGTCCTGAAGACGCTGCCCGGCATCGACCGGCCCGCGATCGCGGCGGTGATGCCGACGATCAGCGGCCACGCGCTGGTGCTCGACATGGGTGCCAACGTCGACTGCAGCGCGGAGCACCTGCTGCAGTTCGGCATCATGGGCGCGATGCTGGTGTCGGCGGTGGAGCACAAGCCGAACCCCAGCGTCGGCCTGCTCAACATCGGCGAGGAAGACATCAAGGGCAACGAGATGGTGAAGAAGGCGGCCGAATTGCTGCGCGACAGCCATCTGAATTTCTACGGCAACGTCGAAGGCAACGACATCTTCAAGGGCACGACCGACGTGGTGGTCTGCGACGGCTTCGTCGGCAACGTCACGCTGAAGGCGTCCGAAGGCCTGGCCAAGATGATTTCCACGACCCTGCGCGCCGAGTTCAAGCGCAACTGGCTGACCCGCATCGCCGGCCTCGTCGCGCTGCCGGTGCTGAATGCCTTCAAGCGCCGGATGGATCCGCGCCGCTACAACGGCGCCACGCTGCTGGGCCTGAAGGGCGTGGTCGTGAAGAGCCACGGCTCGGCCGACCGCTTCGCCTTCGAGCATGCCATCGACACGGCCAGCGACGAAGTCCGCAACAACGTGCTGAAACGCATCACCGATCAGATCCAACTCCTGCAACGGGTGGCCGCTTGA
- a CDS encoding beta-ketoacyl-ACP synthase III, protein MTYSRILGTGSYLPARTLTNADLEKLVETTDQWIVERTGIRERHMAAEGELTSDLATQAARAALDAAGVAVDDIDLLLVATTTPDLVFPSTACIVQSKLGMTNGKPAFDLQAVCSGFVYALSVADQFIRSGTAKRALVIGAETLSRITDWNDRSNCILWGDGAGAVVLGASSEPGILATHLHADGRHKELLRTTTGASTGLHEPAYMRMEGNAVFKMAVNTLDRIVDETLEANGLAKSDIDWLVPHQANIRIIAATAKKLGMSMDNVVTTVAAHGNTSAASVPLAFDVAVRDGRIQRGQTVLMEAFGGGFTWGSALLKY, encoded by the coding sequence TTGACCTATTCCCGCATTCTCGGCACCGGCAGCTACCTGCCGGCGCGCACCCTCACCAATGCCGATCTCGAAAAGCTCGTCGAGACGACCGACCAGTGGATCGTCGAGCGCACCGGCATCCGTGAGCGCCACATGGCCGCCGAAGGCGAGCTCACCAGCGACCTTGCCACCCAGGCGGCGCGCGCCGCGCTCGACGCCGCCGGCGTTGCGGTCGACGACATCGACCTGCTGCTGGTCGCCACCACCACGCCCGACCTGGTGTTCCCCAGCACCGCCTGCATCGTGCAGTCCAAGCTTGGAATGACCAACGGCAAGCCGGCCTTCGACCTGCAGGCCGTGTGCAGCGGATTCGTCTATGCGCTTTCGGTCGCGGACCAGTTCATCAGGAGCGGCACGGCGAAGCGCGCGCTGGTGATCGGCGCCGAGACGCTGTCGCGCATCACCGACTGGAACGATCGCAGCAACTGCATCCTGTGGGGCGACGGCGCCGGGGCCGTGGTGCTGGGCGCCTCCTCCGAACCGGGCATCCTCGCCACCCACCTCCACGCCGACGGCCGCCACAAGGAGTTGCTGCGCACCACGACCGGCGCGTCCACCGGCCTGCACGAGCCGGCCTACATGCGCATGGAGGGCAACGCCGTGTTCAAGATGGCGGTCAACACGCTCGACCGCATCGTCGACGAGACGCTCGAGGCCAACGGCCTGGCGAAGTCCGACATCGACTGGCTGGTGCCGCACCAGGCCAATATCCGCATCATCGCGGCGACCGCCAAGAAGCTCGGCATGAGCATGGACAACGTCGTGACCACCGTCGCCGCGCATGGCAACACGTCGGCTGCCTCGGTGCCGCTGGCGTTCGACGTCGCCGTGCGCGACGGCCGCATCCAGCGCGGCCAGACCGTGCTGATGGAGGCCTTCGGCGGCGGCTTCACGTGGGGTTCCGCGCTCCTCAAATATTGA
- the fabD gene encoding ACP S-malonyltransferase: MKLAFVFPGQGSQSVGMMAGWGGRTEVRKTFNEASDALGQDLWALVSDGPADLLNQTINTQPAMLAADIAAWRVWRAAGGATPALLAGHSLGEYAALVAAGALDFADAIRLVRFRAEAMQAAVPEGVGAMAAILGLDDDAVRAVCSEAAAGEVVEAVNLNSPGQVVIAGNKAAVERAMALAKEKGAKRALPLPVSVPSHSSLMQPAAEQLLAHLQGVAITAPAIPVLHNTDVRTHPEPEAIRIALAKQLHTPVRWVETVHALKAAGVERVVECGPGKVLAGLNKRIDDSLPAVALVDEASLGAALNP; encoded by the coding sequence ATGAAACTCGCATTCGTTTTCCCCGGACAGGGTTCGCAATCGGTCGGCATGATGGCCGGCTGGGGCGGGCGCACCGAAGTGCGCAAGACGTTCAACGAAGCGTCCGACGCGCTCGGTCAGGACCTGTGGGCGCTCGTCAGCGACGGCCCCGCCGATCTGCTCAACCAGACCATCAACACCCAGCCGGCGATGCTTGCCGCCGACATCGCCGCGTGGCGCGTGTGGCGGGCGGCGGGCGGGGCGACGCCGGCGCTGCTGGCCGGCCACAGCCTCGGCGAGTATGCCGCGCTGGTGGCGGCGGGCGCGCTGGATTTCGCCGACGCGATCCGCCTGGTGCGCTTCCGCGCCGAGGCGATGCAGGCGGCGGTGCCCGAGGGCGTCGGCGCGATGGCGGCGATCCTCGGCCTCGACGACGATGCCGTGCGCGCCGTGTGCAGCGAGGCGGCCGCCGGCGAGGTGGTCGAGGCGGTGAACCTCAACTCGCCGGGCCAGGTGGTGATCGCCGGCAACAAGGCGGCCGTCGAGCGCGCCATGGCGCTGGCCAAGGAAAAGGGCGCCAAGCGCGCATTGCCGCTGCCGGTTTCGGTGCCGTCGCACTCGTCGCTGATGCAGCCTGCGGCCGAGCAACTGCTCGCCCACCTGCAGGGCGTGGCGATCACGGCGCCGGCGATTCCGGTCCTGCACAACACCGACGTCAGGACCCACCCGGAGCCCGAAGCCATTCGCATCGCATTGGCCAAGCAACTGCATACCCCGGTGCGCTGGGTCGAGACCGTGCACGCGCTGAAGGCTGCCGGCGTGGAACGCGTGGTCGAGTGCGGCCCCGGCAAGGTGCTCGCGGGGCTCAACAAGCGTATCGACGACAGCCTCCCCGCCGTGGCGCTGGTCGACGAAGCCAGCCTCGGCGCTGCGCTCAACCCATAA
- the fabG gene encoding 3-oxoacyl-ACP reductase FabG, with product MLQGQIALVTGASRGIGQAIALALGRAGATVVGTATSDKGAQAIGAYLAAAGVKGAGMKLDVCNAAEVDAVIAAIEKDFGAIGVLVNNAGITRDNLLMRMKDEEWDEIMATNLTSVFRLSRAVLRAMMKARSGRIISIASVVGAMGNAGQTNYSAAKAGIMGFTKSLAREVGSRNITVNCVAPGFIDTDMTRALPEAQRAALLGHIPLGRLGAAEDIAAAVAFLASPAAGYISGTTLHVNGGMYMA from the coding sequence ATGCTGCAAGGACAAATCGCTCTGGTGACCGGCGCCAGCCGCGGCATCGGCCAGGCCATCGCGCTGGCGCTCGGCCGCGCCGGCGCCACCGTGGTCGGCACCGCCACCAGCGACAAGGGCGCGCAGGCGATCGGCGCGTATCTGGCGGCCGCCGGCGTCAAGGGCGCAGGCATGAAACTCGACGTCTGCAACGCCGCCGAGGTCGACGCCGTGATCGCGGCGATCGAGAAGGATTTCGGCGCCATCGGCGTCCTGGTCAACAACGCCGGCATCACGCGCGACAACCTGCTGATGCGGATGAAGGACGAGGAATGGGACGAGATCATGGCGACCAACCTGACCTCGGTGTTCCGGCTGTCGCGCGCGGTGCTGCGCGCAATGATGAAGGCGCGCAGCGGCCGCATCATCTCGATCGCCTCGGTGGTCGGCGCCATGGGCAACGCCGGGCAGACCAACTACAGCGCGGCCAAGGCCGGCATCATGGGCTTCACCAAGTCGCTCGCGCGCGAGGTCGGCAGCCGCAACATCACGGTCAATTGCGTGGCGCCCGGCTTCATCGACACCGACATGACGCGCGCGCTGCCGGAGGCGCAACGCGCTGCTTTGCTCGGCCATATCCCGCTCGGACGACTGGGTGCCGCGGAAGACATCGCTGCCGCGGTCGCGTTCCTGGCGTCGCCCGCGGCGGGCTACATTTCGGGCACCACGCTGCATGTCAACGGCGGCATGTACATGGCGTGA
- the acpP gene encoding acyl carrier protein produces the protein MDNVQRVIKVVAEQLGVNEADIKNESSFVGDLGADSLDTVELVMALEEEFGCEIPDEDAEKITTVQQAIDYVNSHSA, from the coding sequence ATGGATAACGTACAGCGTGTAATCAAAGTCGTCGCCGAGCAATTGGGCGTGAATGAAGCGGACATCAAGAACGAGTCCTCCTTCGTCGGCGACCTGGGCGCTGACTCGCTCGACACCGTTGAACTGGTGATGGCGCTGGAAGAGGAATTCGGCTGCGAGATCCCCGACGAGGACGCCGAGAAGATCACCACCGTCCAGCAGGCGATTGACTACGTCAACAGCCACTCGGCCTGA
- the fabF gene encoding beta-ketoacyl-ACP synthase II, whose protein sequence is MSKRRVVVTGLGIISPVGNTIPEAWDNLVSGRTGIARITRFDPSPFASHMAGEVKNFDVEQYLNPKEARRMDIFIQYGMAAGIQAIRDSGLEVTEANAERIGVNIGSGIGGLPLIEETHSMLMESGPRKISPFFIPGSIINMISGNLSILYGMKGPNLGVVTACTTGLHAVGLSARLIEHGDADVMVAGGAECATSPLGVGGFAAARALSTRNDDPATASRPWDKDRDGFVLGEGAGVLVLEEYEHAKARGARIYAEISGFGMSGDAYHMTAPSTDGPRRSMQNAMRDAGVNPDQIHYINAHGTSTPLGDKNETDAIKLALGDAAYKTVVNSTKSMTGHLLGGAGGVESVFTVLAVHHQLSPPTINIFSQDPECDLDYCANTARDMKIDFALKNNFGFGGTNGSLVIKRV, encoded by the coding sequence TTGTCCAAGCGTCGCGTTGTCGTCACCGGCCTGGGGATCATCTCCCCGGTCGGCAACACCATCCCGGAAGCCTGGGATAACCTGGTCTCCGGCCGCACTGGGATCGCCCGCATCACCCGCTTCGATCCTTCCCCCTTCGCCTCCCACATGGCGGGCGAGGTGAAGAACTTCGACGTTGAGCAGTACCTCAACCCGAAGGAAGCGCGCCGCATGGATATCTTCATCCAGTACGGCATGGCCGCCGGCATCCAGGCGATCCGCGATTCCGGGCTGGAAGTCACCGAAGCCAACGCCGAGCGCATCGGCGTGAACATCGGCTCCGGAATCGGCGGGCTGCCGCTGATCGAGGAGACCCATTCCATGCTGATGGAATCCGGCCCGCGGAAGATTTCCCCGTTCTTCATCCCGGGTTCCATCATCAACATGATTTCGGGCAACCTTTCGATCCTGTACGGGATGAAGGGGCCCAACCTCGGCGTCGTCACCGCCTGCACCACCGGCCTGCATGCGGTGGGCCTGTCGGCGCGCCTGATCGAGCACGGCGATGCCGACGTGATGGTCGCCGGCGGTGCCGAGTGCGCGACCTCGCCGCTGGGCGTGGGCGGCTTCGCCGCCGCGCGCGCGCTGTCGACCCGCAACGACGATCCGGCCACCGCCAGCCGGCCCTGGGACAAGGACCGCGACGGCTTCGTGCTGGGCGAAGGCGCGGGCGTCCTGGTGCTCGAGGAGTACGAGCACGCCAAGGCGCGCGGCGCAAGGATCTACGCCGAGATATCGGGTTTCGGCATGAGCGGCGACGCCTACCACATGACGGCGCCGAGCACCGACGGTCCCAGGCGCTCGATGCAGAACGCGATGCGCGATGCCGGCGTCAATCCGGACCAGATCCACTACATCAATGCGCACGGCACCTCGACCCCATTGGGCGACAAGAACGAAACCGACGCGATCAAGCTCGCGCTCGGCGACGCGGCCTACAAGACGGTCGTCAATTCGACCAAGTCGATGACCGGCCACCTGCTCGGTGGCGCCGGCGGGGTGGAATCGGTCTTCACCGTGCTCGCAGTGCATCATCAGCTTTCGCCGCCGACCATCAACATCTTCTCGCAAGATCCGGAATGCGATCTCGATTATTGCGCCAACACCGCGCGCGACATGAAGATCGATTTCGCGCTCAAGAACAACTTCGGTTTTGGCGGCACCAACGGGTCGCTGGTCATCAAGCGCGTCTGA
- a CDS encoding aminodeoxychorismate synthase component I, translating into MIRAWPQRPDLLRLQASDPRRYPGLFVSSGDSGWDILFAFPRDLTRVGAADGLEAMKAHPAMGLRPCRVPPSDGEPPFAGGWLCAFAYELGGVFEPSVGMAADPDFPLAWLVRIPAAILVERASGRCLLVAEPDEAGLVDAMADDLTRLPAAVAAPPAPVSLREDDPAAFLAGVARIQDYIRAGDVFQVNLSRGWEAEFPSDVAPAALLAQLLRKNPAPFSALLQMDDWAIVSSSPERLVRLGRDGVIETRPIAGTHPRSEDPAEDAALRARLEAHPKERAEHVMLVDLERNDLGRVCEPGSVQVAALMEIASYRHVHHIESTVCGRLRADSTVFDALRAVFPGGTITGCPKVRTMQIIRELERTPRRSYTGSIGYINRDGSFDFNILIRSFLLRGRRLSFRAGAGIVADSDAARELDETRAKARGLLRALEPA; encoded by the coding sequence GTGATCCGGGCATGGCCGCAGCGGCCTGATCTGCTCCGGCTGCAGGCAAGCGATCCACGGCGCTATCCCGGCCTCTTTGTCAGCAGCGGCGACAGCGGCTGGGACATCCTGTTCGCGTTTCCCCGGGACCTTACGCGCGTCGGTGCCGCGGACGGGCTGGAGGCCATGAAGGCGCATCCCGCGATGGGCCTGCGCCCATGCCGCGTGCCGCCCTCGGACGGCGAACCGCCGTTTGCCGGCGGCTGGCTCTGTGCCTTCGCCTACGAACTGGGCGGCGTGTTCGAGCCGAGCGTCGGCATGGCAGCCGATCCCGATTTTCCGCTCGCCTGGCTGGTGCGCATCCCCGCTGCGATCCTCGTCGAACGCGCGTCCGGACGCTGCCTGCTGGTCGCCGAGCCGGACGAGGCGGGGCTCGTCGACGCCATGGCGGACGACCTGACCCGGCTGCCCGCCGCGGTGGCGGCCCCGCCGGCACCCGTGTCGCTGCGCGAGGACGACCCTGCCGCGTTCCTCGCGGGCGTCGCGCGCATCCAGGACTACATCCGTGCGGGCGACGTCTTCCAGGTCAACCTGTCGCGTGGCTGGGAGGCCGAATTTCCGTCCGACGTCGCGCCGGCGGCGCTGCTGGCGCAGCTGCTGCGCAAGAATCCGGCACCGTTCTCCGCGCTGCTGCAGATGGACGACTGGGCCATCGTCAGCTCGTCCCCGGAACGCCTCGTGCGGCTCGGCCGTGACGGCGTGATCGAAACACGCCCGATTGCTGGCACCCACCCCAGAAGCGAAGATCCAGCCGAGGATGCCGCCTTGCGCGCGCGCCTCGAGGCGCACCCCAAGGAGCGCGCCGAGCACGTGATGCTCGTCGACCTCGAGCGCAACGACCTCGGCCGGGTGTGCGAACCCGGCAGCGTGCAGGTGGCGGCCCTCATGGAAATCGCCAGCTACCGCCATGTGCACCACATCGAATCGACGGTATGCGGCCGCCTGCGCGCGGACAGCACGGTCTTCGACGCGCTGCGTGCCGTGTTCCCCGGCGGCACCATCACCGGCTGTCCGAAGGTGCGCACGATGCAGATCATCCGCGAACTCGAGCGCACGCCGCGGCGCAGCTACACCGGCAGCATCGGCTACATCAACCGCGACGGCAGCTTCGATTTCAACATCCTGATCCGCAGTTTCCTGCTGCGCGGGCGCCGGCTCAGCTTCCGCGCGGGAGCCGGCATCGTCGCCGATTCGGACGCGGCGCGCGAGCTCGACGAAACCCGCGCCAAGGCACGCGGCCTGCTGCGCGCGCTGGAGCCCGCATGA
- the pabC gene encoding aminodeoxychorismate lyase, translating to MILVNGEAAQAISALDRGLAYGDGVFRTLRTRDGQPLWWADQAAKLAADCAALQLACPDADLLRAEVARVAEAGEGMVKLIVTRGVGARGYAPPAGQATTRIVLAAPLPAHARADAGDAIVVRWCSLRLARQPRLAGIKHLNRLENVLARAEWDDPAIFEGLLCDEGGAVIGGTMSNVAWIKDGALFTPELDACGVAGVARARLLRAAARHGIPARIGRWHPDAILAADEVMVCNSLIGVRRVARLGDATWAAAGWTTLLNEALHEDQD from the coding sequence ATGATCCTCGTCAACGGCGAAGCGGCGCAGGCCATCAGCGCGCTCGATCGCGGCCTGGCCTATGGCGACGGCGTGTTTCGGACCCTGCGCACGCGCGACGGGCAGCCACTGTGGTGGGCCGATCAGGCGGCCAAGCTGGCAGCCGACTGCGCGGCCTTGCAGCTGGCCTGCCCGGACGCGGACTTGCTGCGCGCCGAGGTCGCGCGGGTGGCCGAGGCCGGGGAGGGGATGGTCAAGCTCATCGTGACCCGCGGCGTCGGCGCACGCGGCTACGCGCCGCCTGCCGGACAGGCGACAACCCGCATCGTCCTGGCGGCGCCGCTGCCGGCCCATGCGCGGGCCGACGCGGGCGACGCGATCGTCGTCCGCTGGTGCAGTCTGCGCCTGGCGCGGCAGCCGCGGCTTGCCGGGATCAAGCACCTGAACCGCCTGGAGAACGTGCTGGCGCGCGCCGAATGGGACGATCCGGCCATATTCGAGGGCCTGCTGTGCGACGAAGGCGGCGCCGTGATCGGCGGCACCATGAGCAATGTGGCCTGGATCAAGGATGGCGCCTTGTTCACGCCGGAGCTCGACGCGTGCGGCGTGGCGGGGGTGGCGCGGGCGCGCCTCCTGCGCGCCGCCGCGCGGCACGGGATTCCGGCGCGTATCGGCCGCTGGCATCCGGACGCTATACTCGCTGCCGATGAAGTCATGGTCTGCAACAGCCTCATCGGCGTGCGCCGGGTCGCCCGCCTCGGCGACGCGACCTGGGCGGCGGCGGGCTGGACGACTCTACTGAATGAAGCGCTCCATGAAGACCAGGATTAA
- the mltG gene encoding endolytic transglycosylase MltG: MKTRIKRWLGLGALAVLIAAGALAWYGNEPLPIEPLPKTINVVPGTNLRSLSTLLEREGVVGNAQVFWLLGRLLGKAGTLKVGVYVLDRPLTPLALYGKIERGEVSQAIMQFIEGWNWREVQTALAEQPMLKNDSAGMSEAEILQAIGAPEAHIEGLLFPDTYFYAPQASDLTVLRRAYRRQHEKLLAAWETRAPGLPYRTPYEALIMASIVEKETGQGAERPLIAGVFLNRLRLGMRLQTDPTVIYGLGDRFDGNLRKPDLQRDTPYNTYTRAGLPPTPIAMPGEAAIEAALHPAQTDALYFVARGDGTHVFSSTLEAHNRAVNRYQREHR, translated from the coding sequence ATGAAGACCAGGATTAAACGGTGGCTCGGGCTTGGTGCCCTGGCCGTGCTGATCGCCGCCGGCGCGCTGGCCTGGTATGGCAACGAGCCCTTGCCGATCGAGCCCCTGCCGAAGACGATCAACGTGGTGCCGGGTACGAACCTGCGCAGCCTCAGCACGCTGCTCGAACGCGAGGGCGTGGTCGGCAACGCGCAGGTGTTCTGGCTGCTCGGACGCCTGCTGGGCAAGGCCGGCACGCTCAAGGTGGGCGTCTACGTCCTCGACCGTCCGCTCACGCCCCTGGCGCTCTACGGCAAGATCGAGCGCGGCGAGGTCTCGCAGGCGATCATGCAGTTCATCGAGGGCTGGAACTGGCGCGAGGTGCAGACCGCGCTGGCCGAACAGCCGATGCTGAAGAACGACAGCGCCGGCATGAGCGAGGCGGAAATCCTCCAGGCGATCGGGGCGCCGGAAGCGCACATCGAGGGCCTGCTGTTTCCCGACACCTATTTCTATGCGCCGCAGGCGTCCGATCTCACGGTGCTGCGCCGCGCCTACCGCCGCCAGCACGAGAAGCTGCTCGCGGCCTGGGAGACCCGGGCGCCGGGCCTGCCCTACAGGACGCCATACGAGGCCTTGATCATGGCGTCCATCGTCGAAAAGGAAACCGGGCAGGGCGCCGAGCGGCCGCTGATTGCCGGCGTGTTTCTCAACCGCCTCCGGCTCGGCATGCGCCTGCAGACCGATCCGACCGTCATCTACGGCCTGGGCGACCGCTTCGACGGCAACCTGCGCAAGCCGGACCTGCAGCGCGACACGCCCTACAACACCTATACCCGCGCCGGGCTTCCGCCGACGCCGATCGCGATGCCTGGCGAGGCCGCGATCGAGGCGGCGCTGCATCCGGCGCAGACGGACGCCCTCTATTTCGTCGCGCGCGGCGACGGCACGCATGTATTCTCCAGCACGCTGGAGGCGCACAATCGCGCGGTGAACCGCTATCAACGGGAACATCGATGA
- the tmk gene encoding dTMP kinase produces the protein MSPGKFITLEGVDGAGKSTHLGFVADWLRARGREVVVTREPGGTPLGETLRELLLHQHMAPDTELLLMFAARQEHLAGLILPALARGAWVVSDRFTDASYAYQCGGRGIGAGRIAALEAWVQRGFGPDLTLLFDVPPEVAEARRSAARSADRFEREADSFFSRVRNAYLERARAEPARIRVLDARRSIAELQAEIAGLLGELA, from the coding sequence ATGAGCCCCGGCAAATTCATCACCCTCGAAGGCGTCGACGGCGCCGGCAAGAGCACCCATCTGGGATTCGTCGCGGACTGGCTGCGTGCACGGGGCCGCGAAGTCGTGGTCACGCGCGAACCCGGCGGCACGCCGCTCGGCGAAACGCTGCGCGAGCTGCTGCTGCACCAGCACATGGCCCCCGACACCGAGCTGCTGCTGATGTTCGCCGCGCGCCAGGAACATCTGGCCGGGCTCATCCTGCCGGCGCTGGCGCGTGGTGCGTGGGTGGTGTCCGACCGCTTCACCGACGCGAGCTACGCCTACCAGTGTGGCGGGCGCGGCATTGGGGCCGGGCGCATCGCGGCGCTGGAAGCCTGGGTGCAGCGCGGCTTCGGCCCCGATCTGACGCTCTTGTTCGACGTCCCGCCCGAGGTGGCGGAGGCGCGCCGCTCGGCCGCCCGCTCCGCCGACCGCTTCGAGCGCGAGGCCGACAGCTTCTTTTCGCGCGTGCGCAACGCCTACCTCGAGCGGGCGCGCGCCGAGCCGGCGCGCATCCGCGTGCTGGACGCGCGGCGCAGCATCGCCGAACTGCAGGCGGAAATCGCCGGCCTGCTCGGGGAACTCGCGTGA
- the holB gene encoding DNA polymerase III subunit delta' encodes MSVPYPWLDVPWQRLLATRARPAQALLLAGPRGVGKGALARAWAQALLCEAPQPDGAACGACPACHWFETAAHPDFRLLTLEEKAAKDGETRMATAIEVEQAREAVDFVQLSTYRAGFRVVLIDPADALNLAAANALLKVLEEPPLNTVFVLVSDQPRRLLPTIRSRCTRLDIGLPPFDQAVQWLAGQGVGDAQNLLALSGGSPLEAQRWAEGDALEERRGVLEGLAQPGRLDPVTLGERWKAIAPQTWHAVAYKWLGDLLAVKLRGPVQFNRDFAEVLGPLGRQADLGRLLALARAQANEGRTLAHPLNRALQLQAWLVQYRHVFD; translated from the coding sequence GTGAGCGTCCCCTATCCGTGGCTCGACGTGCCCTGGCAGCGCCTGCTGGCGACCCGGGCACGGCCCGCTCAGGCGCTCCTGCTGGCGGGGCCGCGCGGCGTGGGGAAGGGCGCGCTGGCCCGCGCCTGGGCGCAGGCACTGCTGTGCGAGGCCCCGCAGCCCGACGGCGCAGCCTGCGGAGCGTGTCCCGCCTGCCACTGGTTCGAGACGGCGGCGCACCCGGATTTCCGCCTGCTGACGCTCGAGGAGAAAGCCGCCAAGGACGGGGAAACCCGCATGGCGACGGCGATCGAGGTCGAGCAGGCGCGCGAGGCGGTCGATTTCGTGCAGCTGTCGACCTACCGCGCAGGCTTCCGGGTCGTGCTGATCGACCCGGCGGACGCCCTCAACCTGGCGGCGGCCAATGCGCTGTTAAAGGTGCTTGAGGAACCGCCGTTAAATACGGTGTTCGTGCTGGTCTCGGACCAGCCGCGGCGCCTGTTGCCCACGATCCGCAGCCGCTGCACGCGGCTCGACATCGGCCTGCCGCCCTTCGACCAGGCGGTGCAATGGCTGGCCGGGCAGGGCGTGGGCGATGCGCAGAACCTGCTGGCGCTGTCCGGTGGTTCGCCGCTCGAGGCGCAGCGCTGGGCCGAAGGCGATGCGCTGGAGGAGCGCCGGGGCGTGCTGGAGGGATTGGCGCAGCCGGGGCGGCTCGATCCGGTGACGCTGGGCGAGCGCTGGAAGGCGATCGCCCCGCAGACCTGGCATGCGGTGGCGTACAAGTGGCTGGGCGACCTGCTGGCCGTGAAGCTGCGCGGCCCTGTGCAGTTCAACCGCGATTTCGCCGAGGTGCTGGGGCCGCTCGGCAGGCAGGCCGACCTCGGCAGGCTGCTCGCCCTGGCAAGGGCGCAGGCAAACGAGGGGCGGACGCTGGCGCATCCGCTCAACCGGGCGCTGCAGCTGCAGGCCTGGCTGGTGCAGTACCGGCACGTGTTTGATTGA
- a CDS encoding PilZ domain-containing protein, which yields MNAAVNDTAGQVRPGVLSLSIKEKSALFAAYMPFIKGGGLFIPTNKQYKMGEEVFMLLTLMDDPAKLPVSGKVVWVTPAGAHGSRTQGVGVQFAHNESGKAAHNKIEGLLGGSLKSVRPTHTM from the coding sequence ATGAATGCAGCAGTCAACGATACCGCAGGCCAGGTCCGCCCCGGCGTGCTGTCGCTGTCGATCAAGGAGAAGTCCGCGCTGTTCGCGGCCTACATGCCCTTCATCAAGGGGGGCGGCCTCTTCATCCCGACGAACAAGCAGTACAAGATGGGCGAGGAGGTCTTCATGCTGCTGACGCTGATGGACGACCCCGCCAAGCTGCCGGTTTCCGGCAAGGTGGTGTGGGTGACGCCGGCCGGCGCCCACGGCAGCCGCACCCAGGGGGTCGGCGTGCAGTTCGCCCACAACGAAAGCGGCAAGGCGGCGCACAACAAGATTGAAGGATTGCTCGGCGGTTCGCTAAAATCCGTGCGTCCTACCCACACCATGTAG